The following proteins are co-located in the Sulfurospirillum deleyianum DSM 6946 genome:
- a CDS encoding response regulator: MDFNSLKDCVVLYVEDEKAVRDQTCIILKDFVKEVYLASNGEEGLNIALQKDVDIIVTDILMPHMNGIEMLKKLKTDYNRSIPAIITTAFTETNYLLEAITLKVDGFIMKPINMKDLISAIYTAMLPKLHNKEIQGCAFIIEGLAALIGGKKIEILKYIINHLDEDKIFNGSYQDIIDNIGVSKPTVVHMFQQLIKVGILEKVKNKVYRFRNTKLVGD, encoded by the coding sequence ATGGATTTTAACAGTTTAAAAGATTGTGTGGTGTTATACGTTGAGGATGAAAAGGCGGTTCGAGATCAGACCTGTATCATTTTAAAAGATTTTGTCAAAGAGGTTTATCTTGCGAGTAATGGGGAAGAGGGCTTAAATATAGCACTCCAAAAAGATGTGGATATTATTGTCACGGATATTTTAATGCCACATATGAACGGTATTGAGATGCTTAAAAAACTCAAAACAGATTATAATCGTTCTATCCCCGCTATTATTACAACGGCTTTTACAGAGACGAATTATTTGCTTGAGGCGATTACGCTTAAAGTGGATGGGTTTATTATGAAGCCTATCAATATGAAAGATTTAATCAGTGCCATTTACACCGCCATGTTACCCAAACTTCACAACAAAGAGATACAAGGGTGTGCATTTATCATTGAAGGACTTGCCGCACTCATTGGGGGTAAAAAAATTGAGATTTTAAAATATATCATCAACCATTTGGATGAAGATAAAATTTTTAATGGTTCCTATCAGGATATTATTGATAACATTGGCGTGAGTAAACCTACGGTCGTACATATGTTTCAACAACTCATTAAAGTAGGGATTTTAGAAAAAGTCAAAAACAAAGTGTATCGCTTCCGCAATACGAAATTAGTAGGAGATTAG
- a CDS encoding peptidylprolyl isomerase, giving the protein MKKVLALCVLGFWSALCSAEVVFETTQGNIVFALKPEIAPKACENFEGLVKKGYYNGVSFHRVIKNFMIQGGDPTGTGRGGESIFGGAFEDEFKPFVMFNKAGILAMANAGRNTNRSQFFITTTPTPHLNGRHTIFGEVIEGMDVVRKLENVPTDSRDKPREPQLILKAYLK; this is encoded by the coding sequence ATGAAAAAAGTGTTAGCCTTATGTGTGTTGGGATTTTGGAGTGCGTTGTGTTCAGCAGAGGTGGTTTTTGAGACCACTCAGGGAAACATCGTCTTTGCACTTAAGCCAGAGATTGCGCCTAAGGCGTGTGAAAATTTTGAAGGGCTTGTCAAAAAAGGGTACTACAATGGCGTCTCATTTCACCGAGTCATTAAGAATTTTATGATTCAAGGCGGTGATCCAACGGGCACGGGAAGAGGGGGCGAGTCCATTTTTGGAGGGGCGTTTGAAGATGAGTTTAAACCTTTTGTCATGTTTAATAAAGCGGGTATTCTTGCCATGGCAAACGCTGGACGCAATACCAATCGCAGCCAGTTTTTCATTACCACCACGCCTACACCGCACCTAAACGGCAGACATACTATTTTTGGTGAAGTCATTGAGGGAATGGATGTCGTACGCAAACTTGAAAATGTTCCAACGGATAGCAGAGATAAACCACGTGAGCCACAGCTGATTCTCAAAGCGTATTTAAAATAA
- a CDS encoding YitT family protein, producing MKVSAEVKNYSFIVLGSLFLAYGVVALFIPNALVTGGTSGMALLMHYIFHYPVGLMMIAINAPLLLLGTKFFGKHFTFRSIIAIGFTSVCIDSMRAWMHITPLSQDVILASIFGGISVGIGLGFILSGHASAGGSTIIAKIIASKSSIKASTVMLVIDMLIVITIAFISKNVDLALWSLVSIYISAKSIDVFLTRGPSKKVVHIVSSQIERLCETIVHHLGPYGTIVQGSGIFEHEEKRMIFLVVENSKIPRLKELIQSVDDEAFMVVMEASELLGRGH from the coding sequence GTGAAGGTTTCAGCAGAAGTAAAAAATTACAGTTTTATTGTTTTAGGTTCTTTGTTTTTAGCGTATGGCGTGGTCGCGCTCTTCATCCCAAACGCCCTTGTCACAGGGGGAACAAGCGGTATGGCACTTTTAATGCACTACATTTTTCACTACCCCGTGGGCTTAATGATGATTGCCATCAACGCTCCATTGCTTCTTTTGGGAACCAAATTTTTTGGCAAACATTTTACCTTTCGTAGCATCATCGCCATTGGTTTTACCTCCGTGTGCATTGATAGTATGCGTGCGTGGATGCATATAACCCCACTGAGTCAAGATGTCATCTTAGCCTCCATTTTTGGTGGCATTAGCGTGGGCATCGGGCTAGGATTTATCTTAAGTGGACACGCATCCGCAGGAGGTTCGACCATTATCGCTAAAATTATTGCCTCCAAAAGTAGCATCAAAGCTTCAACGGTCATGCTCGTCATTGATATGCTGATTGTCATAACCATTGCGTTTATTTCTAAGAATGTGGATTTGGCACTGTGGAGTTTAGTGAGCATTTACATCTCCGCTAAAAGTATCGATGTCTTCCTCACCCGTGGACCTTCCAAAAAAGTCGTGCACATTGTCTCAAGCCAAATTGAGAGACTCTGCGAGACCATTGTGCACCATTTAGGACCCTATGGAACCATCGTACAAGGCAGTGGCATTTTTGAACACGAAGAAAAACGCATGATCTTTTTAGTGGTGGAAAACAGCAAAATCCCCAGACTCAAAGAGCTCATTCAAAGCGTGGATGATGAAGCGTTTATGGTGGTCATGGAAGCCTCAGAACTTTTGGGACGTGGGCATTGA
- a CDS encoding P-II family nitrogen regulator, which yields MKKIEAIIKPFKLEDVKDALSNIEVTGMTVHEVKGYGRQQGHSELYRGAEYVVDFLPKIKLDIVVADENVDKVIATIMEAAKTGKIGDGKIFVSEIERVIRIRTGEQNEDAI from the coding sequence ATGAAAAAAATTGAGGCGATTATTAAGCCATTTAAACTTGAAGATGTCAAAGATGCACTCTCAAACATTGAGGTAACAGGTATGACTGTCCATGAAGTCAAAGGATATGGACGTCAGCAAGGACACTCTGAACTTTACAGAGGCGCTGAGTATGTCGTGGATTTTCTCCCTAAAATCAAACTGGATATCGTTGTGGCAGATGAAAATGTCGATAAAGTCATTGCGACCATTATGGAAGCTGCTAAAACAGGAAAAATTGGCGATGGCAAAATTTTTGTCAGTGAAATTGAACGGGTGATTCGTATTCGAACGGGTGAGCAGAACGAAGACGCTATCTAA
- a CDS encoding ATP-binding protein has product MKSNPLHDFMNNIDEMTIARKTTLLFFIMLSGMLFIGGFAHMSINRIKNNFDILYTKQMLPTIRLENLKDIYTVNILDTIRDIEKGSINATEGKVVISLAQELIQMELNEYKKSLGIDESDWLIKLARSWGILKETQSHYIPMENRSFIAKIEQKSYMIDSILFKMFRYFESNQSTKALEILQTELYPSVYSINSDLTGLVTVNLQSAKEGFMQTTVVYDNTFEWIVFATIGTTMFAGLLAIILLRNIRLLHARLATRIAEKTKELQQLNTVLEEKVQHEVEQSRQKDQIMFRQSRLAAMGEMIGNIAHQWRQPLNALVLIIQSFQMKRLAGMELTDAFIDKQVNEGIALASLMSQTIDDFRHFFKPNQSEEHFSLKETVLYSIKLIKAYYAKAGIKIFLTCKNDSMISGYPNEFSQVIMNLLSNAKDAFEERNIEEKYIEIVISQEAHHAVILVIDNAGGISEEVQDRMFEPYFTTKHKSTGTGIGLYMSKQIIEKQMKGSICGTNSAYTFSHGKYYEKCTMITLLMPLDKEEEQENGF; this is encoded by the coding sequence ATGAAGAGTAATCCACTGCATGATTTTATGAACAACATTGATGAAATGACCATCGCACGTAAAACCACTCTTTTATTTTTTATTATGCTAAGTGGTATGCTTTTTATTGGTGGTTTTGCCCACATGAGTATCAATCGTATCAAAAATAATTTTGATATTTTATACACCAAACAGATGCTTCCTACGATTCGTTTGGAAAATCTCAAAGATATTTACACCGTCAATATTTTGGACACGATTCGAGATATTGAAAAAGGTTCTATCAATGCGACGGAGGGAAAGGTTGTTATCTCTTTGGCGCAAGAACTCATCCAAATGGAGCTTAACGAATACAAAAAAAGTTTAGGAATTGATGAAAGTGATTGGCTTATTAAACTTGCACGTTCATGGGGCATTTTAAAAGAGACACAAAGCCATTATATCCCGATGGAAAACCGCAGTTTTATCGCTAAAATTGAGCAAAAAAGCTATATGATTGATAGTATTTTATTTAAGATGTTTCGCTACTTTGAATCCAATCAATCCACCAAAGCCTTAGAAATTTTACAAACAGAACTCTACCCAAGCGTTTACTCGATTAATAGCGATTTAACAGGTTTGGTCACCGTCAATTTGCAAAGTGCCAAAGAGGGATTTATGCAAACTACCGTGGTCTATGATAATACCTTTGAATGGATTGTGTTTGCGACGATTGGGACAACCATGTTTGCGGGGTTGTTAGCGATTATCTTGCTGCGCAATATCCGTCTGCTTCATGCACGTCTTGCCACACGCATTGCCGAAAAGACCAAAGAGTTACAACAGCTTAACACGGTTTTGGAAGAAAAAGTGCAACATGAGGTGGAGCAAAGCCGTCAAAAAGACCAGATTATGTTTCGGCAATCACGCCTTGCCGCCATGGGTGAGATGATTGGCAACATTGCCCATCAATGGCGACAACCTCTGAATGCTTTGGTTTTGATTATTCAAAGTTTTCAGATGAAACGCCTTGCGGGGATGGAACTGACGGATGCTTTTATTGATAAACAGGTGAACGAAGGTATTGCCCTTGCTTCTTTGATGTCTCAAACCATTGATGATTTTCGTCACTTTTTCAAACCCAACCAAAGTGAAGAACACTTTAGTCTTAAAGAGACGGTTTTATATAGCATCAAGCTGATTAAGGCGTATTATGCCAAAGCGGGTATCAAAATTTTTCTTACATGTAAAAACGATTCAATGATTTCTGGCTATCCCAATGAGTTCTCACAAGTCATTATGAACCTGCTCTCTAACGCTAAAGATGCCTTTGAAGAGCGAAACATTGAAGAGAAGTACATCGAAATTGTCATCTCCCAAGAGGCTCATCATGCGGTTATTCTCGTGATAGACAACGCTGGAGGCATCAGTGAAGAGGTACAAGATAGAATGTTTGAACCTTATTTTACCACCAAACACAAATCAACAGGAACGGGTATTGGGCTTTATATGTCAAAACAAATTATTGAAAAACAGATGAAAGGGAGTATTTGTGGCACTAACAGTGCCTATACATTTAGTCATGGGAAGTATTATGAAAAATGTACCATGATAACACTTTTGATGCCACTGGATAAAGAGGAGGAACAGGAAAATGGATTTTAA